One genomic segment of Culturomica massiliensis includes these proteins:
- a CDS encoding RHS repeat domain-containing protein: protein MVSGSGICYPLKDHLGSIRAIIDGNGRLLEENDYYAFGHRYPRSEQAQSSANRFKYNGKELQTVGGLGYLDYGARMYDQSLGRWFTTDPLSEKYYGLSPYVYCGNNPLRYVDPDGKEWKEKKDEEIAKQLQQQIASRDKSLAKQETSINAKIEKIENNTKLSVEKKTQRIAKQQGKLENIQFQRTLLSNLDNGITQLGNSKTSYTFNTVEAGTTATLSSMSDGTIIINNYGMTGNRAHETTHAIQHDNGKITFNPLGTNNALMQNPMGLEIQAYATEYSITNGVVPSSDVKHPRTVFGINLQWLYGLKDRNTGIYIYRPENYK from the coding sequence GTGGTGAGCGGCAGCGGTATCTGTTATCCTCTGAAAGATCATTTGGGCAGTATCCGTGCGATTATAGACGGCAACGGCCGTTTACTGGAAGAGAACGATTATTATGCCTTCGGTCACCGGTATCCCCGCAGCGAACAGGCACAGTCTTCCGCAAACCGTTTTAAATACAACGGCAAGGAATTACAGACGGTCGGCGGCCTGGGTTATCTGGACTACGGCGCCCGCATGTACGACCAGTCCTTAGGCCGGTGGTTTACGACGGACCCCTTGTCTGAAAAGTATTACGGTTTGAGTCCGTATGTATATTGTGGGAATAATCCGTTGAGGTATGTTGATCCGGATGGGAAAGAGTGGAAAGAAAAGAAAGATGAGGAAATTGCCAAACAGTTACAGCAACAAATTGCCAGCCGTGATAAATCTTTGGCAAAGCAAGAAACAAGCATAAATGCTAAAATTGAGAAAATAGAAAATAACACAAAGTTAAGTGTTGAAAAGAAAACTCAACGAATAGCAAAACAGCAAGGCAAGTTAGAAAATATACAATTCCAAAGAACGCTTTTATCCAATTTAGACAATGGCATAACACAGTTAGGTAATTCCAAAACTTCCTATACGTTTAATACCGTGGAAGCGGGAACTACTGCTACTTTATCATCTATGAGTGATGGAACTATCATTATAAATAATTACGGAATGACAGGAAACAGAGCGCATGAAACAACTCATGCTATTCAACACGATAACGGAAAAATAACATTTAATCCATTAGGTACGAATAATGCGCTAATGCAAAATCCAATGGGATTAGAGATACAAGCGTATGCAACAGAATACTCAATTACAAATGGTGTTGTTCCTTCTTCTGATGTAAAACACCCGCGTACGGTATTTGGTATTAACCTTCAGTGGTTATATGGATTAAAAGACCGCAACACAGGTATTTATATTTATCGACCTGAAAATTATAAATGA